The sequence TAAAGGGTCGGATTCGGTGCTGGGAGACAAGTGAGCATCGGTTCGGCGCATTCTTTGAGTTACTGGATCCTGTTGTCATCTGTCTTTTTGGGGCGTGTAAGATCGAATTGAACTTGTTTTTTTTAGGTTGTAAGATCGAATGTTTGTAAGATCGAGAAATGgctgtagaagaagaggaaataagacatGATTTAGCGCTTTTTTTGATATCTCGATTCTCTTGTCATCTGTATTTTTGGGCGGGTAAGATCGAATTGAACTTATTTTTTTGCTTGTAAGATCGAAGAATAGAAAGATCGAGAAATGGGTGTAAGAGTAGAGGAGATAAGACTTAATTTAATCCCTTTTTTGACAACTCGATCCTCTTGTAATCTTTTTTGGGGGCGTGTAAGCTCGAATTAAACTTATATTTTCGGTTTATAAGATCGAATATATGTAAGATCGAGAAATGGGTGTAGAAGTAGAGAAAATGGGCGACAGTTTAGCCCCTTTTTGACATCTCGATCCTATTATCTGTTTTTAGGGGTCGTGTAAGATCGAATTAAACTTATTATTTAGGCTTATAAGATCAAATAATTAAAGATCAAGAAAAAGCAGAGGAGTCGGGAAACACACTAACACCTCTCCTGACCTCTCGATCCCATGGTCACCTGATTTGTATGGGGTTGGATCGCCTTGTCTCACTCTTAAAGGATTCCaaccctcctgtccctcccatatGGTGCCTCAGTGGGTTGCCGGGAGTTTATTTTCCTTCTAGACAATTAAAACGTTTAGGTCATGTGAtggtgacgaggaggagagacgaaTTTAATGGACACTCAATGATGTTCTAATAGccactgaaggaagaaaagaggacgaaaaataaagaagagattgactgattgattgattgtggtTTATTAATTAATTGTTGCAGAGAATTACAACAAGGGAGACGAGAGAATGAGATTGGGACAAAAATACCCTTATTTAATTACTATCGAGACACTGTATATCTCTTTTAAATGGCGACTTTAAAACACGGAACTGCAAATAATATGGGTGAATGTGAAATAATGAATATGTTATGAAGGAGGGATATATCGATATGAATGGACACGCAATGATGATATcttaatgaatatatatatataggctctTACGCATATCATTATACAAACACTATAATCGTTTAAATGGCGACTTATTACTTTTGCAACAATCAATCAAGCAatttaatcaatcaatcattcaggTTAATCAAATAAATGTGTTAAATGACGAAATGATCTCTTAATTAACTCTCACTCccgttattaatattatcattttaGTGGCGACTTAATTAATACACGGGAGTTAATGTAGTGAATGtgaaagtaatgaaggaaggaatgtagaagaaatgatatatatataaagtctTCATATAGCCTCTTACCCAACGAAATACCCCCAAAAAAGCCTCTTACTCCCATTATATATATGAATTAGCATCTTAATTAGAACTTATTATACGAGAGTTCATAATTAACGAGATATAATGTACTGAAGACTCTTAATATCTACAGCCTCTTACTAGACAATAATGACACTTATCTTAAACGAGACCTCAAATAAAATGCATGATTGTGAAATAATGAGGATAAGAATTAACACATTGCAACCTTTCTTAAATAACAAATTACTCGATATTACATGACTATTAAcactacaaataaaaaaaacaaaaaaacaaagtaaataatCGTTTATTAAATAGAGGTAATGATCGAGCGAGGTGAAAAGTACGAATATAAATAGTAGTAAATAGTAGTAATATAAATAGAATAAGTGGTAAAGTAAGATTATGAAGAGGTATATTGGGGAAGGGAAGAGCTTATTACAGTCGATATGAAGGCGGGGTTGGTGAGTCAGACGGTCCGTGAGTCACTCTGTTGGAGGTCTCGTGACTGGAGAATGAGTGGGCAAGCAGTTTCCCACACACATTTTCTGCTAACatttttattgtagtagtagtagtagtagtagtagtagtagtagtaagcctCTATTGGTACAttataatcaagagagagagagagagagatggatgaaagagtggaaaTTGAGGGAAGTGGAGGTATGGacagaaaatggagaagggaagggaaggtaaggttgagagagagagagagagagagagagagagagaatgctagcTGTCACGTACCAAACTATGCACTTATTAATTAACCATAATCAAACCCATATTAGTCAGTATTATAACAACACAtactataatcatcatcatcaacatattACCAACACGACACCCTAATCAACCTTCATCAGCGAGAGGACGAGATAATTACACGCAGAATAAACGTAATCACCGCTAATTAAGACCAAATGACCTCCCAGTCTCCCACTAAGGCCTAGGAAGGAAGGTCTGATAATCGTTTGGTTCTGATCAATGATGCGCAGAAGAGTAGAGGCGGAACacgcagaggagtggggtggtggggaggggaaggagagtgtgcgagggagggaagtgtcttagggccagtttcacagttccccatgatgggttagtaagctcccaaaccaataccagagccttcgaaatttccttgtatagtgtctggtgtttatatctaagttcacaaatttgatgaaactatacaggaaaagtcttgtgtatttagtgtggcatcgaagacctcaccgttttggattgtatgggattctatagtttggttcgggctgttacgaagacactgtgttggactgtgaaaccggctcaAAGTATAACCATAATTTGACTTTGGGAAGTGTATCAACGCCACGTGATAATCAGCAGccttttagtttcctggtgctcgccccctcccttgttgtgctttcctccctaccattgtatctttttagtttcatggtgctacctacacatgtattaatagttgtataatcacactctgtcctgcctgggggttgggatggcatgttcctcccttctcccttgttgtttacctgcaacaataaactatcaatcaatcaatcaatcacttccacatgtatccttagttgtataatcacactctgtactgcctgggggttgggatggcatgctcctcccttctcctttgttgtttacttgcaacaataaactatcaatcaatcaatcggtgATGGATAAAGGGGATgatacactgggcaaatttttcgtggatcttcaatcaaaccacgatttccgctggcgtgcttctcatatttccgtggttttctgacgtgtccacgatcttccaaagctacggtagatttcaccgaaggacgacggtattatactcaccatcatcatcatcagcaataacaagaaacaaatgagaaccacgccagcggaaatcgtggtttgactgaagatccacggaagatttgcccagtgtaatagccccttgatTAATAGTGAGTGGATATCTTATTGTGCGATGCGGTGTTTGTCTACTGCTGGGCACAACCCGGTGTGGACGAATGTGTACGGGTGTCTCCACCACTCCCTGCTTAGTTTGGATTAGCTACCCTTTAGAtttctttttttggtgtgtgtgtgtgtgtgtgtgtgtgtgtgtgtgtgtgtgtgtgtgtgtgtgtgctgtaagcTAAGTGCATGACTGTGTAATTGACGATAATGCCTGCCTGTATTCCTGTATGCCTGTATATATGCATGACGATAATGAAAATTACTAAATAAACCTttgaaatgataaataaataataatagactACCCATAACAACCCGGCCAGGGCTGCATGACGGCCAATAAATGTGTATcaaatgtaagtttttttttttttttttggggggggggagtatcTCGTTGGGGATGTATGtacccaagggaggaaggcggtgcatgacgcgcaaccccccagacggcgggtagagagatgcccaattctttcaaggagacccaacaacggggctgggggtgtcggaaacagcccacctttccaccccatgGCACCGGGCAGGACTCGAACAGACGTGTAAGTTACTCACCCACggtctgattgattgatagactgcagaacgcttaacctcaaatcTTGCTaccatttctgattggggtaggaGGAACTTGctgtccttcagcgcctcaaaaactcactttcaccacctgtcaactcgacacattcttccaaacacctatcttctgttcttcgacaacactcaactgtcaccttctcctacactaaacatcctcggtctatccttaacacaaaatctcaactggaaatcttatatttcctctcttgctaaatcggtttcctcgaggttgggcgttctgtatcgtctccgccagttcttttcccctcccagatgctatccatattcaggggccttatccgccctcgtatggagtatgcatctcatgtgtacaGCTCTAGTAGACATAGCAAAGTCAAATTTGTCGTCTTCTCTCTTAAATTCCGCGACAATGCTCCACTCCCACATCTCTACTCGAAAAAGtaggctctttgtctcattaactctcttcctcttactgacagtcttctaccttttaaattccgccgtcatactgcctttctttctatcctctatcgacATTAtcatgctcactgctcttctgaaattgctaactgcatgtctcccacccctcccgcggccccgctgcactcgactttctactccagctcatccctatactgtccaaatccctaatgcaagagttaaccagcatcttcatcagGGCCGTAATTACTGGGGCTAGGAGGGTCGTAGCCCCCaaatgttttctatatcggctTGAAAATGCCCTAGAAGCCCTTATTGTAAACAAAAATCCCCATACCTGCCCATGCTCGCCTCGCTCGCCACCCTTCCCAAAAAGATCAGAGGGCTGTTTttcctcacactttttttttgccccggagctgtttcctttactgttaagaaaaaaaaaaaggataaagcgTCCCCGTTGCAAAATGACCGCCAATAAGCCTACAGTCTATTGAGCGGTATTTAGCATGATTTGacgaaatagtgaaaaaaaatagtattgtctgattttattattttatcgcAATAGCCTACGACTAATTTGCAcaggatacgagagagagagagagagagagagagagagagagagagagagagagagagagagagagagagagagagagaatttttgccATCTTACGTAAGACCAAGACAGGAAATCATACACACGCAGCCACAGGATATGCAAAATGATATAGaaagacacacgcacacagacacacgtcCAGAGCCATGGGTAGGAGAAGCCTGCTGTCTCTCCTGCTCCTTGTCCTGCTGGTGTTCGGCTACGGCCCTCGCCCCAGCCTAGCCAGGTGCACCGCCACCAACCCCACACAGGTgtacgaaggagagaaggagattacTACAAAGCATTCAGAGAGCGGGGAAGCGGTGTATGTCACGTCCTTCTCCGTGCGGCCATCGAGTGGTTTCCAAAGTGTCAATCTAACAGCGACAGCAGAAGCAGAGATAGATGGAAGCAAGCAGACTGTCCTATTCTCTCATCTCATCACAGCAGACAAGTGTTTCAAGAATGACAAGTGGATGAAAGTGCATATGTGGGCGGACTTGGGAAAAGATCCTACACTTGGGTTTCGCGTTGGGGATTGCTGGAAGGAATGCAGGGCCGACTTAGGCACCGCCACGACAGGGAAGCTTACTTTACGGTGGCTTAATGTCACCACGCGTGGCCGATCCAAGTGGACCAACGAAGTGTCAGGTAAACGTTGCATCAAACAACTGGGCCAAGGCCGTCCCTCAAACGTCCCCAATTGTGGTTCCCAGATTCTACAGCCCCCCTCGTCATCCACCCAGACGACTCTACAGCCACCCTCGTCATCCACCCAGACGACTCTACAGCCCCCCTCATCTTCCAAACCGCGTACCAACGTGTCTCAGTTCAGATTGGTGGGGGCGAGCGTGGTGATGgcgagcgtggtggtggtgacgggggccATGCTGGTGCTGATAGGGGTGtgcttgaggaagaagaagaggaatgccaCTGGTACGGGTGAGTCTTGTTGGTtgggtgtgttgagagagagagagagagagagagagagagagagagagagagagagagaaggtcgggATGGAGTGATTTTGATggagaagaaaattgaaagaggaaaagaaattgatGGGAAAGagtcaaaatgagagagagagagagagagagatttgccacGATATATATCCGTACGACCAAGGCAGGAAatcatacatacgcacacacaggATATTCAGAGTGACGCAAAAAGACACCCAAagatacacacgcacgcacacagacacagacataagaacataagaacgcaggagtctgcaagaggccggtaggcctgtacgaggcagctcctttgaccctaagctcccgtgtatctaaccccacctaatatcgctgtccatgaatttatctagtctatttttgaatgtgacaattgtattggcactcaccacatgactgctaagcctattccactcatccaccactctgttagtaaaccaatttttgcctatgtccctgttgaatctgaatttatccagtttaaacccattacttcgtgtcctacccggttctcttaccaacaaaaccttatgaatgtctcccttattaaagcccttcatccatttataaacctcgatcatgtctccacgtactcttcgcctttctagagaatgcaagtttaactgtttgagtcttccctcgtatggcaagacGTCCACAGCCATGGGTAGGAGAAGCCTGTTGTCTCTCCTGCTCCTTGTCCTGCTGGTGTTTGGCTACGGCCCGCGACCCGCCACCAACACCATAGAGTATCGATGGTTCACCCCAGATCACGCGCCGGACTTGTGGTCTCTGGGTCAAGCTGGGGCCTTGGCACACCCGCGTCCCCTTCCTTGAGGGGGACAGTACCAAGGCCCGACAGTACCTGCTCCTTATTAACGGGAAAACCTTTCGGTCTGAGAAAGTTCCGAACCTCAGTCTGCTGGGATGGCAAactataagtgtgtgtgtataccacgggctgaactgtgtgtgtgtgtgtgtgtgtgtgtgtgtgtgtctaatgaaACGCCTTGTCCCCCACAGACAGCAGCACACAAACGACGGTGAGGGAGCGCACCAACGAGGCACTCAACAACCAGGACGAGGCAGTGGGCTCCTCGGTAATAGTTTTTAGCCACACCGAAGGCCCGGCTGGCGGAAGAACAGAGAAACTCCTCTTTAAAAACGTAGccgaaggagagatggaaggcggCACACAGGACTACGTTTATGAAATTCTTTAGTAGCTAGGCAATGGCAACAGATTCACATAGACATTCAGATTAGAGGTGCACCGAAACTTGGTTCTGGCCGGTTACTTC comes from Eriocheir sinensis breed Jianghai 21 chromosome 49, ASM2467909v1, whole genome shotgun sequence and encodes:
- the LOC126981852 gene encoding uncharacterized protein LOC126981852 isoform X6 — protein: MGRRSLLSLLLLVLLVFGYGPRPSLARCTATNPTQVYEGEKEITTKHSESGEAVYVTSFSVRPSSGFQSVNLTATAEAEIDGSKQTVLFSHLITADKCFKNDKWMKVHMWADLGKDPTLGFRVGDCWKECRADLGTATTGKLTLRWLNVTTRGRSKWTNEVSGKRCIKQLGQGRPSNVPNCGSQILQPPSSSTQTTLQPPSSSTQTTLQPPSSSKPRTNVSQFRLVGASVVMASVVVVTGAMLVLIGVCLRKKKRNATDSSTQTTVRERTNEALNNQDEAVGSSVIVFSHTEGPAGGRTEKLLFKNVAEGEMEGGTQDYVYEIL
- the LOC126981852 gene encoding uncharacterized protein LOC126981852 isoform X7 gives rise to the protein MGRRSLLSLLLLVLLVFGYGPRPSLARCTATNPTQVYEGEKEITTKHSESGEAVYVTSFSVRPSSGFQSVNLTATAEAEIDGSKQTVLFSHLITADKCFKNDKWMKVHMWADLGKDPTLGFRVGDCWKECRADLGTATTGKLTLRWLNVTTRGRSKWTNEVSGKRCIKQLGQGRPSNVPNCGSQILQPPSSSTQTTLQPPSSSTQTTLQPPSSSKPRTNVSQFRLVGASVVMASVVVVTGAMLVLIGVCLRKKKRNATDSSTQTTVRERTNEALNNQDEAVGSSVIVFSHTEGPAGGRTEKLLFKNVAEGEMEDGTQDYVYEIL
- the LOC126981852 gene encoding uncharacterized protein LOC126981852 isoform X2, with protein sequence MGRRSLLSLLLLVLLVFGYGPRPSLARCTATNPTQVYEGEKEITTKHSESGEAVYVTSFSVRPSSGFQSVNLTATAEAEIDGSKQTVLFSHLITADKCFKNDKWMKVHMWADLGKDPTLGFRVGDCWKECRADLGTATTGKLTLRWLNVTTRGRSKWTNEVSGKRCIKQLGQGRPSNVPNCGSQILQPPSSSTQTTLQPPSSSTQTTLQPPSSSKPRTNVSQFRLVGASVVMASVVVVTGAMLVLIGVCLRKKKRNATGTDSSTQTTVRERTNEALNNQDEAVGSSVIVFSHTEGPAGGRTEKLLFKNVAEGEMEDGTQDYVYEIL
- the LOC126981852 gene encoding uncharacterized protein LOC126981852 isoform X1, which gives rise to MGRRSLLSLLLLVLLVFGYGPRPSLARCTATNPTQVYEGEKEITTKHSESGEAVYVTSFSVRPSSGFQSVNLTATAEAEIDGSKQTVLFSHLITADKCFKNDKWMKVHMWADLGKDPTLGFRVGDCWKECRADLGTATTGKLTLRWLNVTTRGRSKWTNEVSGKRCIKQLGQGRPSNVPNCGSQILQPPSSSTQTTLQPPSSSTQTTLQPPSSSKPRTNVSQFRLVGASVVMASVVVVTGAMLVLIGVCLRKKKRNATGTDSSTQTTVRERTNEALNNQDEAVGSSVIVFSHTEGPAGGRTEKLLFKNVAEGEMEGGTQDYVYEIL